TTGCAAACATTGCCGTCATCTCCATGCAGGACCTTCTTGGACTCGGGCAAGAATCCCGGATGAACCATCCAGCCAGAGCCGGGGGCAACTGGCAGTGGCGGCTGCAAGAGGGGCGGCTAACCCCGCTTGTATCCGATATGCTGCGGGAGATGATTCAATTATATGGAAGAGATTGATCTCAGAGGGAGTCAACCGGGAGTATTGTAACATGAGACGACTGATAAATGTTTCCAACAGGCTGCCGATAACCATCGGCAAAACCATCCGAAAATCCGCCGGCGGGCTGGTAACCGCCATGGAAGGGATAAGCCGCGACTTTGACCTGCGATGGGTGGGCTGGGCCGGCGGGGCGATTACCGACCGCCGGCGCCGTCAGGAAATTGAACGGGAAATAGAAGCGGAATACCGTTACTATCCGATTTTCCTGAG
This portion of the Candidatus Desulfatibia profunda genome encodes:
- a CDS encoding trehalose-6-phosphate synthase → MRRLINVSNRLPITIGKTIRKSAGGLVTAMEGISRDFDLRWVGWAGGAITDRRRRQEIEREIEAEYRYYPIFL